In Lotus japonicus ecotype B-129 chromosome 5, LjGifu_v1.2, one genomic interval encodes:
- the LOC130718488 gene encoding F-box/kelch-repeat protein At3g06240-like codes for MKTEAQHLPQDLITEILLRLPVKSLIRFKAVCKFWRSLISDPLFANSHFELATPRLVFSTRLGIQTMDLDGCLHSNPISEPINVDCLPTSSPIRILDSCRGFLLFEILLSKFLDRNASLYLWNPSTHVHKLIPPSPSHIGYHDFLDGFGYDSSKDDYLVVQVSCHQRCPPSYLAIVQIFSLRANMWKNIKFTDLPHLNLSCQSGIGVLFNGAFHWIVYDSDKSRYVIIAFDLMEERLFEIPVPNDPSQYLKFCELWVDGRFLSLSALRSTDTLEIWVMKNYKVQSSWSKSLVLSLSCFSYVYPICSTKRGDVVMDYRGDDKAKRVKYSDKGEQLEHREYGGYLFSQAHMYKESILSFPGVSE; via the coding sequence ATGAAGACTGAAGCCCAACATCTCCCTCAAGATTTGATAACTGAAATTTTATTGAGGTTGCCAGTGAAGTCTCTTATACGCTTCAAGGCTGTGTGCAAGTTTTGGCGGTCTCTCATATCGGATCCCCTTTTTGCAAACTCACATTTTGAACTTGCTACTCCTAGACTTGTGTTCAGTACCAGGCTTGGTATTCAAACCATGGACTTAGATGGATGTCTTCACTCTAATCCTATTTCTGAACCAATAAATGTTGACTGTTTGCCTACCAGCTCTCCTATTCGAATTCTAGATTCGTGTAGAGGCTTTCTGCTATTCGAGATTCTGCTATCGAAGTTTTTGGACCGCAATGCAAGCCTCTACTTGTGGAATCCATCCACACATGTCCACAAACTAATACCTCCATCGCCTTCTCACATCGGCTATCATGATTTTCTAGATGGTTTTGGGTATGATTCATCAAAGGATGACTACTTGGTGGTTCAAGTGTCTTGTCATCAAAGATGCCCACCTAGTTATTTAGCAATTGTGCAAATTTTTTCATTGAGAGCTAATATGTGGAAAAATATTAAGTTTACGGATTTGCCTCACTTGAACCTCTCTTGTCAATCGGGAATTGGGGTGCTCTTCAACGGGGCTTTTCACTGGATTGTTTATGATTCTGATAAATCCAGGTATGTTATTATTGCCTTTGATTTAATGGAAGAGAGACTTTTTGAGATACCCGTCCCAAATGATCCTTCCCAATATCTCAAGTTTTGTGAATTGTGGGTGGATGGAAGATTTTTGAGTCTATCAGCTTTGAGAAGTACTGATACACTTGAAATATGGGTTATGAAAAATTACAAAGTGCAGTCATCTTGGAGCAAGTCTCTTGTTCTATCTTTGAGTTGCTTTTCCTACGTTTACCCAATATGCTCTACAAAACGTGGTGACGTTGTTATGGATTATCGAGGTGATGATAAAGCAAAACGGGTGAAGTATAGTGATAAAGGAGAACAGCTTGAACATCGTGAGTATGGTGGTTATCTTTTCTCCCAAGCGCA